Proteins co-encoded in one Nostoc sp. MS1 genomic window:
- a CDS encoding GNAT family N-acetyltransferase, producing MDDFPTLRTQRLLLRQEIPDDAGAVLAVFGDPKVTQFHDLDTFSSIEEAIALIERRTKRFEIGQGIRWGIARQLDNVVIGSCGFTWDKQAQSAEIGYELNSAYWQQGIMTEALQAILQFGFLKCSLQFVTAEVMMNNTASKKLLCKLGFQSQGVFEQRGFWKGQHHDLEQFILLRSAERYDFNHQNNYD from the coding sequence GTGGATGATTTTCCAACTTTAAGAACACAACGACTGTTATTGCGCCAAGAAATACCAGATGATGCTGGTGCAGTCTTAGCAGTGTTTGGCGATCCAAAAGTCACTCAATTTCATGACCTGGATACATTTAGTTCGATTGAGGAGGCAATTGCCCTGATTGAGCGTCGGACAAAAAGATTTGAAATTGGGCAAGGAATACGATGGGGAATTGCACGTCAGCTTGACAACGTTGTAATTGGTTCGTGTGGGTTTACATGGGATAAACAAGCGCAATCTGCTGAAATAGGTTATGAACTCAACAGTGCTTATTGGCAACAGGGGATCATGACAGAAGCATTGCAGGCGATTCTACAGTTTGGATTTTTAAAATGTAGTTTACAGTTTGTAACTGCCGAAGTAATGATGAATAATACCGCTTCAAAAAAGCTATTGTGCAAATTAGGTTTTCAAAGCCAGGGTGTATTTGAACAGCGTGGATTTTGGAAAGGACAACATCATGATTTAGAGCAATTTATACTACTCAGGAGCGCAGAGCGGTATGACTTCAACCACCAGAACAATTACGATTAA
- a CDS encoding DUF4360 domain-containing protein, with protein sequence MNHQNFPNKCLKFAPAFLISTILVTFFIEPCFAKDKVKIRGEEYGGNGCPEGSASVSVSPDGQELSILFAQFVALGNQADESHKNCNFSIPIQVPQGFQISIYNVDYRGYIAPDTIGRLRVEYFFAGQRGSIFSKTFRGETDYNVRDKLVTMGGAWSACGNSVNMQVNAAMTASGQGIATVDSFDLTQRGLVYYIKYRQCKK encoded by the coding sequence ATGAATCATCAAAACTTTCCAAATAAATGTCTTAAATTCGCCCCAGCTTTTCTGATTTCTACTATATTAGTGACTTTCTTTATTGAACCATGTTTTGCTAAGGATAAAGTTAAAATTAGAGGCGAAGAATATGGGGGTAATGGTTGTCCTGAAGGCTCTGCTAGTGTCAGCGTTAGTCCCGATGGTCAGGAGTTAAGTATTTTATTTGCTCAATTTGTAGCTCTAGGAAATCAAGCAGACGAATCACACAAAAACTGTAATTTTAGTATTCCTATTCAAGTACCTCAAGGCTTTCAAATTTCTATCTATAATGTTGACTATCGAGGATATATTGCACCTGACACAATAGGAAGATTAAGAGTAGAATATTTTTTTGCTGGTCAGCGTGGCTCTATTTTTTCTAAAACGTTTAGAGGTGAAACTGATTACAACGTTCGAGACAAATTAGTGACTATGGGCGGTGCGTGGTCAGCCTGTGGTAATAGTGTAAATATGCAGGTGAATGCTGCAATGACCGCCAGTGGTCAAGGTATAGCAACTGTTGACTCATTTGATCTGACTCAACGTGGTTTAGTTTATTACATTAAATACCGTCAATGTAAAAAGTAA
- a CDS encoding GIY-YIG nuclease family protein, translating to MLYYSSGRIQPTPLEPQQLNLFANTAIKPNYSSKADTLLMSADALQRWKSRILTHQQRVRANQSPPQATLFDLTPTHCDPEAIDPFTLHLQPMAFYRMPDDFGQAALYFVIDSAASLLLYVGETKRSNKRWRGTHDCKHYISSYQDLHYRYQMETGVNIGFWWDAPVERRARQQLELSLILKWRSPFNKENWELWGQPFK from the coding sequence ATGCTTTATTATAGCTCTGGTCGCATTCAGCCAACGCCATTGGAACCCCAGCAACTCAATCTCTTCGCCAACACTGCAATTAAGCCCAACTACAGCAGTAAAGCAGACACACTGCTGATGAGTGCTGATGCTTTACAAAGGTGGAAATCGCGCATACTGACTCATCAGCAACGGGTGAGGGCAAACCAATCACCTCCGCAGGCTACACTGTTTGACCTGACACCAACACACTGTGACCCAGAAGCGATAGATCCGTTCACGTTGCATTTACAACCAATGGCATTTTACCGGATGCCTGATGATTTCGGACAAGCCGCTTTGTACTTTGTCATTGATTCTGCTGCTTCCCTGTTGCTTTATGTCGGGGAAACCAAACGAAGCAATAAACGTTGGCGTGGAACTCATGATTGCAAGCATTACATTAGCAGTTACCAAGACCTACATTATCGCTACCAAATGGAGACAGGCGTTAACATTGGTTTTTGGTGGGATGCGCCTGTTGAGCGTCGAGCGCGGCAGCAGTTGGAGTTGAGTCTGATTTTGAAGTGGCGCTCCCCGTTCAACAAAGAAAACTGGGAGTTATGGGGGCAACCGTTTAAGTAA
- a CDS encoding thermonuclease family protein, with protein MNKAPILAALLVLFSGVPTVAQTNLPSMTVVSVGDGDTLRVRNQQGQTITIRLGCVDAPEMKQTPWGQQSRTRLSQLLPVGQSVQVRQIERDKYKRLVAEVFVNNRSVNLTMVQEGQAVVYRQYLQGCANTKD; from the coding sequence ATGAATAAAGCACCTATTCTTGCAGCATTACTAGTGCTGTTCTCTGGAGTGCCAACTGTAGCACAGACCAACTTACCGAGTATGACAGTGGTGAGTGTAGGCGATGGAGATACACTACGAGTCCGCAATCAGCAAGGCCAAACAATAACCATTCGCCTGGGCTGTGTTGACGCACCAGAAATGAAACAAACTCCGTGGGGGCAGCAGTCTAGAACTCGTCTTAGTCAATTACTGCCAGTGGGTCAGTCTGTGCAAGTTCGCCAAATTGAGCGTGATAAATACAAAAGGCTTGTAGCTGAGGTGTTTGTGAACAATCGCTCTGTCAACCTGACAATGGTGCAAGAGGGACAAGCTGTGGTTTACAGGCAATATCTTCAAGGATGTGCCAATACCAAAGACTAA
- a CDS encoding TetR/AcrR family transcriptional regulator, with protein MTYNKGDKINNSKKPVRDAEVTKAVILKAAQEEFAQLGLTAARTEAIAAKTGVAKSMIYYYFKDKEGLYRAVLEQTHAELLQTLENLETQNLPAEQALEKFLTALLDCVSNNPKLPAIMFHESVQNQGKYYQHSSSVSIDTILISILQRGVEEGSFRPLDPFGSAINIMGTCLFYFIGAGNIKHFPQGKRLLSKAMLKSHAQEAISLILAGVRKSS; from the coding sequence GTGACGTATAACAAGGGTGACAAGATAAACAACTCTAAAAAGCCAGTCAGAGATGCTGAGGTAACTAAAGCTGTAATTTTAAAAGCAGCGCAAGAGGAATTTGCTCAATTAGGTTTAACCGCAGCCCGAACCGAAGCGATCGCCGCTAAGACAGGGGTTGCAAAATCGATGATTTATTACTACTTCAAAGATAAAGAAGGTTTGTATCGAGCGGTCTTGGAGCAAACGCACGCCGAGCTTTTGCAGACTCTTGAGAATTTGGAGACACAAAACTTACCAGCCGAACAGGCATTAGAAAAATTTCTCACAGCATTACTAGATTGTGTATCAAATAACCCAAAACTTCCCGCTATCATGTTTCATGAGTCCGTGCAAAACCAGGGGAAGTATTATCAACACAGTAGTTCGGTAAGCATTGATACTATCTTAATTTCAATTTTGCAACGAGGCGTGGAAGAGGGCAGTTTTCGTCCACTTGATCCGTTTGGGTCGGCAATTAATATCATGGGAACTTGCTTGTTTTATTTTATTGGAGCAGGAAACATCAAGCACTTTCCCCAAGGTAAACGGCTTTTGAGCAAGGCAATGCTGAAAAGCCACGCACAGGAAGCGATCTCTCTTATACTAGCTGGGGTGAGAAAATCTTCTTAG
- a CDS encoding GNAT family N-acetyltransferase, with protein sequence MQIREDDLTGEKIADLLREYLEHMYEITPPQSVYALDLEALRSSDITFFSAWEAEELLGCGALKQLDWRTGEIKSMRTAKAHRRRGIASKILEHIIKESQRRGYEYLNLQTGFLPAFAPAQALYTKYGFQYRGSFGDYNNDPNSVFMTKKL encoded by the coding sequence TTGCAAATCCGCGAAGATGACCTCACAGGTGAAAAGATTGCTGACCTTCTGCGGGAATATCTAGAACATATGTATGAGATCACACCGCCACAGAGCGTCTATGCTCTTGATTTAGAAGCATTGCGTTCATCTGATATTACTTTCTTTTCGGCTTGGGAAGCAGAAGAATTACTTGGCTGTGGGGCATTGAAGCAATTAGATTGGAGAACTGGTGAAATTAAATCAATGCGTACTGCCAAAGCTCACCGTCGTAGAGGTATTGCCTCAAAGATTCTAGAACACATTATCAAAGAATCACAAAGGCGTGGTTACGAATACTTGAATTTGCAAACAGGGTTTTTGCCTGCGTTCGCCCCAGCACAAGCCTTATACACCAAGTATGGTTTTCAGTACCGAGGGTCATTTGGGGATTACAATAATGACCCAAACAGCGTATTTATGACAAAAAAGCTCTAG
- a CDS encoding SDR family oxidoreductase: protein MTNQTKIAVVTGSNRGLGLAISRKLSQIGIHVVLTSRNETDGLAAKKQLSSEGLDVNYHLLDVTSDTSVLEFTHWLGQTYGKVDVLVNNAGINPTAKPEESSLLTVQLETLQATFNTNVIAVLRISQALIPLMKINNYGRIVNVSTEMASLSSITSDYYPLAPSYRLSKIGINGLTVLLAKELQGDNILVNAYSPGWMKTDMGGDDAPFTAEEGAETAFYLATLPNGGAQGQFFAEMRKFGGPIQLQW from the coding sequence ATGACAAATCAAACAAAGATTGCTGTAGTTACAGGTAGCAATCGCGGATTAGGACTTGCTATTTCTCGCAAATTATCTCAAATTGGCATTCATGTCGTGCTGACGAGCCGGAATGAAACAGATGGTCTTGCTGCTAAAAAGCAATTATCAAGTGAAGGGCTTGATGTCAATTATCATTTATTAGATGTAACCAGTGATACTAGCGTATTAGAGTTTACGCACTGGCTAGGACAAACTTACGGCAAGGTAGATGTTTTAGTGAATAATGCTGGCATTAATCCTACAGCCAAGCCAGAAGAATCTAGCTTGTTGACTGTGCAACTGGAAACACTACAAGCCACATTTAATACTAACGTTATAGCAGTGCTGAGAATTTCTCAAGCTTTAATACCTTTGATGAAAATTAATAACTATGGTCGTATTGTCAATGTTTCTACGGAAATGGCATCTTTAAGCAGCATTACCAGCGATTATTACCCACTAGCTCCTTCCTATAGACTTTCTAAAATTGGGATAAACGGGCTAACTGTGCTTCTGGCAAAAGAACTCCAGGGTGATAATATCCTCGTTAATGCTTATTCTCCTGGTTGGATGAAAACCGATATGGGAGGCGATGATGCACCGTTTACAGCCGAAGAAGGAGCCGAAACTGCTTTCTATTTAGCAACCTTACCAAATGGTGGAGCGCAAGGACAATTTTTTGCTGAGATGCGGAAGTTTGGTGGCCCAATTCAATTACAGTGGTAG
- a CDS encoding VOC family protein, producing MTISLNHTIVPAHDKEASAQFFAQIFGLKVEPVKHFAAVRVNDTLTLDFDDRETFESHHYAFHVSDEEFDTIFVRIKQAGLEYSSDPMHHNPGEINNRKGGRGFYFYDPNGHNLELLTRD from the coding sequence ATGACAATCTCTCTGAATCACACTATAGTTCCTGCTCATGATAAAGAAGCATCTGCACAGTTTTTTGCACAAATTTTTGGTTTAAAAGTTGAGCCTGTCAAACATTTCGCTGCTGTGCGCGTTAATGACACACTCACACTAGATTTTGATGACAGAGAAACATTTGAGTCTCATCATTACGCTTTTCATGTCAGCGATGAAGAATTTGATACTATCTTTGTGAGAATCAAACAAGCTGGTCTGGAATATAGTAGCGACCCGATGCACCACAATCCAGGAGAGATCAACAATAGAAAAGGAGGGCGTGGGTTTTATTTTTATGATCCAAATGGTCATAACTTGGAACTTTTGACCCGTGATTAA
- a CDS encoding HAF repeat-containing protein has translation MKLRSIYQTSLTALIWTGLGIAICQPSSAATVYSVLDLGNLISQQTDIRAIDLNNKGQVTGLTSYYYPLNENQIEFHGFRTAANSPINPTTDYIDPQNGGFASPSAINDLGQVVGIIPFGNPEWDIYEAFRTSANSPVNAATDKLGLGSFSFAQSINNAGQVAVVTSSRFLGSFSYRTAPNSPVNQATDDIGSLGGIVKDGPSLGSRFTSATDINDLGQVVGASWDINLQTHAFRTAPNSPINPNTDDLGTLGGSTSQATAINNLGQVVGFSTTANGETNAFLTAPNSPITNTSNLGTLGGSFSSANDINNLGKVVGESTTANGERRAFLYENGQMFDLNKLVTSSLGLTLNSAIAVNDLGQILTNSEFIDPDGNLLRNRAFLLIPIASSTDVPESSLSLAILIFTAIAISTNRLLLYKSTTRH, from the coding sequence ATGAAATTACGCAGTATTTATCAAACTAGCTTAACAGCACTTATATGGACTGGACTAGGAATAGCTATTTGTCAACCCAGCAGTGCAGCAACAGTTTACTCTGTCCTTGACCTTGGTAACTTGATTTCTCAACAAACAGATATCCGTGCAATTGATCTGAACAATAAAGGTCAGGTTACTGGCTTGACGAGCTACTACTATCCCTTGAATGAAAATCAGATAGAATTTCACGGCTTTCGCACTGCTGCTAATAGTCCTATCAACCCAACTACCGATTATATTGACCCCCAAAATGGTGGGTTTGCTTCTCCTTCTGCTATCAACGATTTAGGTCAGGTAGTCGGCATTATACCTTTTGGTAATCCTGAGTGGGACATATATGAAGCATTCCGAACCTCTGCCAATAGTCCAGTCAATGCCGCAACAGATAAACTTGGTCTTGGTAGTTTTAGCTTTGCTCAAAGTATTAATAACGCTGGTCAAGTAGCGGTTGTGACATCTTCCCGATTTTTAGGTTCATTTTCTTACCGAACTGCTCCTAATAGTCCAGTTAATCAAGCAACAGATGATATTGGTTCACTCGGTGGTATTGTTAAGGATGGCCCCTCCTTGGGATCTAGATTTACGTCCGCAACTGACATCAATGATTTAGGTCAAGTAGTAGGAGCTTCTTGGGACATCAATTTACAAACCCATGCCTTCCGTACTGCACCCAATAGTCCAATTAACCCAAATACAGATGACTTAGGGACATTAGGTGGCTCCACTAGTCAAGCTACTGCGATTAATAATTTAGGACAAGTTGTTGGTTTTTCAACTACAGCTAACGGTGAAACTAATGCTTTTCTAACAGCCCCTAATAGTCCAATTACAAATACCAGTAATTTAGGTACGCTAGGTGGCTCATTTAGTTCAGCCAATGACATTAATAATTTAGGTAAGGTAGTTGGTGAATCAACTACAGCCAATGGTGAGCGTCGCGCTTTTTTATATGAAAATGGTCAAATGTTTGACCTGAATAAGCTAGTAACCTCTTCACTGGGCTTGACTCTTAATTCGGCTATTGCAGTTAATGATCTTGGGCAAATTCTGACCAATTCTGAATTTATTGACCCAGATGGTAATCTTTTAAGAAACCGGGCATTTCTTCTCATACCTATTGCCTCTTCTACTGATGTACCTGAGTCATCTTTAAGTCTAGCTATACTAATATTTACGGCTATAGCAATATCAACAAACCGTCTGCTGCTATATAAGTCAACAACCCGCCACTGA
- a CDS encoding LysR family transcriptional regulator, whose amino-acid sequence MGLIDLSAIDLNLLVAFEVLFEEKSVTASATRLYLGQPAMSAALGRLRTLFKDDLFIRIGREMQPTAKAILIAPGIKAALQQIRQTLESNQTFDATTSKSTLTIGSSDYTSCIVMPKLLKVCHQIAPNIDFRLIGFNKDSVGELLEQREIDLALGVFQNPPRQTMQMPLFSEHFVGICRRGHPVITQDDISPEIFANLLHALFTIRQDEVGEIDKVLSQYNQKRRVVLTTPHLLILPAIISSSDLVAAVPSRLVAPKVYQDTLEIFELPIQTQPWMISMLWSKLTDQDQSNCWLRQMLKNVCQEI is encoded by the coding sequence ATGGGATTAATAGACTTGTCTGCCATTGATCTGAATCTGCTTGTTGCCTTTGAAGTGCTTTTTGAAGAAAAAAGCGTTACAGCCTCTGCAACACGTCTGTATTTAGGGCAACCAGCTATGAGTGCAGCATTGGGAAGATTACGTACACTATTTAAAGATGATTTATTTATCCGAATTGGTAGAGAAATGCAACCTACAGCAAAAGCGATCTTAATTGCTCCGGGGATCAAGGCCGCTTTACAACAAATTCGGCAGACATTAGAATCTAACCAAACATTTGACGCAACGACTTCTAAAAGCACTTTGACAATTGGCAGTTCAGATTACACCAGCTGTATCGTTATGCCCAAGCTTTTAAAAGTTTGTCATCAAATCGCACCAAACATTGATTTTCGATTGATTGGTTTTAACAAAGACTCTGTAGGAGAATTACTAGAGCAACGAGAGATTGATCTAGCCTTGGGTGTTTTCCAAAATCCACCCAGGCAAACAATGCAGATGCCTTTATTTTCCGAACACTTTGTTGGCATTTGTCGTCGAGGGCATCCTGTAATTACTCAGGATGATATTTCACCAGAAATTTTCGCTAATCTTCTCCATGCACTTTTTACTATCAGACAGGATGAAGTTGGTGAAATTGACAAGGTGCTGTCTCAGTACAATCAAAAGCGTCGCGTTGTTTTGACGACTCCCCATTTACTAATACTACCAGCAATTATTTCATCGAGTGACTTAGTTGCTGCTGTTCCATCACGATTGGTAGCACCCAAGGTCTATCAAGACACATTAGAGATTTTTGAACTTCCTATACAAACACAACCGTGGATGATTTCGATGCTGTGGAGCAAACTCACAGACCAAGATCAGTCAAATTGTTGGTTAAGACAGATGCTCAAGAACGTTTGTCAAGAAATTTAA
- a CDS encoding ISLre2 family transposase, whose protein sequence is MAKNISATLDLNKSVKSFHLQVTKLLEFTNITEWDGKKLREREKEIREQAMILAGQCIAVLLYNLSVSPKILNYSVSQTQGWRNLNTQKHGSKKRKIVTIGNVEVTLTLPYVLERNPTSKESDNPLLNEPKIKTSNQGFCPFLKWLGMSEGITPLVWSIIAKYGAIASSFDAARSTLTDWGINVSLKRIERLTYLFGEIGINLRQSKILNLEMNHLSNSNVLKGQRVVIAVDGGRTKIRFNKKGRRSKKTNRHGFVGEWMEPKLLTIYVVNEEGKKIRTSTIPITNDGTYSGYKEFLKILEMYLVNLGISEAKQVLLIADGAEWIWIHIPLLLKKLKCPLETYQLLDFYHAASHLQDFADAAFSTDNERQSWFKKSRKILKKGQALDLMRNMGEFISEATGERCKIMVRERNYILKAYRRRLLKYNEVAARKLPLGSGAVESLIRQVVNLRMKGNSKFWLQNNAEIMLHLRCQWIAKSWDNFCDSIFNSFIKPQTG, encoded by the coding sequence ATGGCAAAAAATATAAGTGCAACTCTTGATTTAAACAAGTCAGTTAAAAGTTTTCACTTACAGGTCACAAAACTTTTAGAATTTACAAATATCACAGAGTGGGATGGAAAAAAGCTGAGAGAACGAGAAAAAGAAATTAGAGAACAGGCAATGATTTTAGCAGGTCAATGTATAGCTGTTTTATTATATAATCTTTCCGTATCCCCAAAAATCCTAAACTATTCTGTTAGTCAAACACAGGGATGGAGAAATTTAAATACACAAAAACATGGTTCTAAAAAGCGAAAAATAGTAACAATTGGAAACGTCGAAGTAACTTTAACTTTACCTTATGTACTTGAACGGAATCCCACAAGTAAAGAATCTGATAATCCTCTGCTCAATGAGCCAAAAATAAAAACTTCAAATCAAGGATTTTGTCCGTTTTTAAAGTGGCTAGGGATGTCTGAAGGTATTACCCCTCTAGTCTGGTCAATAATCGCAAAATATGGTGCGATCGCTAGTTCTTTCGATGCAGCACGTTCGACGCTAACGGATTGGGGAATAAATGTTAGTTTAAAACGAATCGAACGCCTGACTTACCTTTTTGGTGAAATTGGTATTAATCTACGCCAATCAAAAATATTAAATCTGGAGATGAACCACTTATCTAATAGTAATGTTCTCAAAGGCCAACGAGTTGTAATCGCTGTAGATGGTGGAAGAACTAAAATTAGGTTTAATAAAAAAGGTAGACGCAGTAAGAAAACAAACCGTCATGGCTTTGTTGGTGAATGGATGGAGCCAAAGTTACTAACAATTTATGTAGTAAATGAAGAAGGTAAAAAAATTAGGACATCGACAATACCTATTACGAATGATGGCACATATTCAGGTTATAAAGAATTCCTCAAAATTTTAGAGATGTATTTAGTAAATTTGGGTATAAGTGAAGCCAAGCAGGTGTTATTGATTGCTGATGGTGCAGAGTGGATATGGATACACATTCCTCTTTTACTAAAAAAATTAAAATGCCCACTTGAAACTTATCAATTATTAGACTTTTATCACGCAGCATCACATTTACAAGATTTTGCTGATGCCGCTTTTAGTACAGATAATGAGCGTCAATCCTGGTTTAAAAAATCTCGGAAAATTTTAAAGAAAGGTCAGGCACTAGATTTAATGAGAAATATGGGTGAATTTATTTCCGAGGCAACAGGAGAGCGCTGTAAAATTATGGTAAGAGAGCGAAATTATATTTTAAAAGCGTATAGAAGGAGGCTTTTAAAATATAACGAAGTTGCAGCTCGAAAATTACCTCTCGGTAGTGGTGCAGTTGAAAGTTTAATTCGTCAAGTTGTTAATTTACGCATGAAAGGAAACAGTAAGTTTTGGTTACAAAATAATGCAGAAATTATGTTACATCTGCGTTGTCAATGGATAGCTAAAAGTTGGGATAATTTTTGTGATTCTATCTTTAATTCTTTTATCAAACCCCAAACTGGTTGA
- a CDS encoding PEP-CTERM sorting domain-containing protein (PEP-CTERM proteins occur, often in large numbers, in the proteomes of bacteria that also encode an exosortase, a predicted intramembrane cysteine proteinase. The presence of a PEP-CTERM domain at a protein's C-terminus predicts cleavage within the sorting domain, followed by covalent anchoring to some some component of the (usually Gram-negative) cell surface. Many PEP-CTERM proteins exhibit an unusual sequence composition that includes large numbers of potential glycosylation sites. Expression of one such protein has been shown restore the ability of a bacterium to form floc, a type of biofilm.), protein MSFRTPQTVPEPANTAALIGLVFTGAALLLQHRRRFNNH, encoded by the coding sequence ATGTCATTCCGCACTCCTCAAACAGTACCAGAACCAGCAAATACAGCAGCGTTAATTGGTTTAGTTTTTACTGGAGCGGCTTTATTGCTGCAACATCGTCGTCGGTTTAATAATCATTAA
- a CDS encoding FAD-dependent monooxygenase, protein MTKVIIIGGGIGGAATALSLYRAGIEPVVYERTKQLREVGAGIALWANATHILKQLGLLAQALEVGCVITNYQFNSQSGKELVNITLDNYELPVIGIHRAKLHQLLWCNVSADKFILGETLERFEHQNNRVVAYFRSGLAVEADALIGADGLHSRVRAAILGLEPPIYRNFQTWRGLTNRVPKDYRPGYIHEFLGRGKAFGFMMLGEEKMYWYAAAKSSIKQSNTPVCFSKQLETMYQDWPRAIPELIAATEPMNILTTDLYDRPPKQPWSQRNITLLGDAAHPMLPTMGQGACTALEDAYVIAQCLQLHTDPSIAFKHYESARFPRTKMIVEQSLHSAKMGELKHPLTVGLRNLVMKIMGSAISNGFKSIHAYRA, encoded by the coding sequence ATGACAAAAGTAATCATTATTGGTGGTGGGATTGGTGGTGCAGCAACAGCTTTGTCCCTATATCGTGCTGGCATTGAGCCTGTTGTTTACGAGCGAACTAAACAGTTGCGTGAAGTTGGTGCGGGGATTGCGCTGTGGGCTAATGCTACCCATATTTTGAAGCAGTTAGGTTTATTGGCTCAGGCATTAGAGGTTGGTTGTGTAATCACAAACTATCAATTTAATTCTCAATCTGGTAAAGAATTAGTCAACATCACGCTCGATAATTATGAGTTACCTGTGATTGGCATTCATCGCGCCAAACTACATCAGTTATTGTGGTGCAATGTCTCAGCTGATAAATTTATTCTCGGAGAAACTCTTGAGCGATTTGAGCATCAAAATAATCGAGTTGTTGCCTACTTTCGTTCAGGTTTAGCGGTTGAAGCAGATGCTTTGATTGGTGCAGATGGTTTGCACTCACGAGTCAGAGCCGCTATTTTAGGTTTGGAGCCTCCTATTTACCGAAATTTTCAAACTTGGCGCGGTTTGACCAATCGTGTTCCCAAAGACTACCGCCCTGGCTATATTCACGAATTTTTAGGACGCGGCAAAGCATTCGGTTTTATGATGCTTGGAGAAGAAAAGATGTATTGGTATGCAGCCGCAAAGTCATCAATCAAACAATCAAACACCCCAGTTTGTTTTTCCAAACAACTGGAAACGATGTATCAAGATTGGCCTAGAGCTATTCCAGAATTAATTGCTGCTACCGAACCAATGAATATTTTGACTACCGACTTATATGACCGCCCACCCAAACAACCTTGGAGCCAGCGAAATATTACTTTACTTGGTGATGCTGCCCACCCTATGCTACCTACTATGGGGCAAGGCGCTTGTACAGCTTTAGAAGATGCCTATGTGATTGCCCAATGCTTACAACTACACACAGATCCCAGTATTGCTTTTAAGCACTATGAATCTGCGCGTTTTCCACGCACTAAGATGATTGTTGAGCAATCTTTACACTCTGCCAAAATGGGCGAATTGAAGCATCCTCTCACTGTGGGACTTCGTAATCTGGTTATGAAGATAATGGGTTCTGCAATTAGTAATGGTTTTAAGTCTATCCACGCTTACCGCGCTTAA
- a CDS encoding GNAT family N-acetyltransferase, translated as MNYTIVHQLTKNQILELVELYQHEFWSKGRTYPDVVKMINSSNIVIALIDKDEHLIGFTRVLTDFVYRATIYDVIIKSTHRDQGLGAKLLNAIIHHPQLITVEQLTLYCLPEMIPFYERWGFTSATDKFEFMYKYN; from the coding sequence ATGAATTACACCATAGTGCATCAATTAACTAAAAATCAAATTCTAGAGTTAGTGGAGTTATACCAACATGAATTTTGGAGTAAAGGGCGAACATATCCAGATGTTGTCAAAATGATTAATTCTTCTAACATCGTTATTGCTTTGATAGATAAAGATGAACACTTGATTGGTTTTACTCGCGTCTTGACTGACTTTGTTTATAGAGCAACTATTTATGATGTAATTATTAAATCTACCCATAGAGATCAAGGTCTTGGTGCTAAATTACTTAATGCAATTATTCATCATCCCCAACTAATTACTGTTGAACAGTTAACTCTTTATTGTTTGCCAGAAATGATACCTTTTTATGAACGTTGGGGCTTTACATCTGCTACAGATAAATTTGAATTTATGTATAAATATAACTAA